From a single Planctomycetota bacterium genomic region:
- the glgB gene encoding 1,4-alpha-glucan branching protein GlgB, which produces MRTAANLESIGRLVEGRHHDPFEILGPHEVTVEGRQALAVRTFAPGCEQAWVVDPAQGSTPRPMRRIHPAGLFEAICSPTDPPVRYQIQLADQQGKRVMLHDPYSFPAYLTEFDRHLLNEGTHWRSYDKIGAQLRTVDGIQGVNFAVWAPNADSVSVVGDFNAWDGRRHPMRKHIPSGFWELFVPGLGEGTLYKYQLKHGHETLEKSDPYGFGAEVPPRTASKVVDLTRYRWNDGQWLATRAQHNALNAPMSFYEVHLGSWRRPGDDPQRWMTYREMAHELVDYVKEMNFTHLELLPVSEHPFSGSWGYQTVGYYAPTSRYGTPEDFMYFVDHCHQNGIGVVLDWVPAHFPRDGHGLRLFDGTALYEHADPRQGEHKDWGTLIFNYGRHEVRNFLLSNALFWLDKYHIDGLRVDAVASMLYLDYSRQEGEWLPNAFGGRENLEAISLVKEMNIQTHLQYPGTLTIAEESTAWGGVSRPTYLGGLGFDLKWNMGWMNDTRRFMRHESIHRRFHHDELTFSLIYAFHENFCLPLSHDEVVHGKGSLLDQMPGDLWQRAANLRLMYSYMWTHPGKKLLFMGGEWGQWNEWNFDQSLQWDLLQWESHQGIKKLVADLNDLMRREPSLHQVDFEASGFEWVDCHNYDESVLIYIRKAKDPRDYVVAAFNFTPVPRLNHRIGLPEQVWYREIFNSDSSFYGGSNVGNANGLQAEPISWHGRPFSAQISLPPLGMVLFKPQRH; this is translated from the coding sequence ACGAAGTGACCGTCGAGGGGCGACAGGCGCTGGCCGTGCGGACGTTTGCACCTGGTTGTGAACAGGCTTGGGTAGTCGATCCGGCACAGGGAAGCACGCCACGCCCGATGCGCCGGATTCACCCCGCGGGGTTGTTCGAGGCCATTTGCAGCCCGACCGACCCTCCCGTGCGGTATCAGATTCAATTGGCGGATCAACAAGGCAAGCGCGTCATGTTGCACGACCCGTATTCGTTCCCAGCATACCTCACCGAGTTCGATCGCCATTTGCTCAATGAGGGGACGCACTGGCGCAGCTATGACAAGATTGGCGCGCAACTACGAACCGTCGATGGCATTCAAGGGGTGAACTTCGCCGTCTGGGCGCCGAACGCCGACTCGGTGAGCGTGGTCGGCGACTTCAACGCTTGGGACGGCCGCCGTCACCCGATGCGCAAGCATATTCCCAGCGGCTTTTGGGAACTATTCGTTCCCGGTCTCGGCGAAGGGACGCTGTACAAGTACCAACTCAAGCACGGCCACGAGACGCTCGAGAAGTCCGATCCTTACGGCTTTGGCGCCGAAGTGCCGCCGCGCACCGCGTCGAAGGTGGTCGATCTGACGCGCTATCGTTGGAACGACGGCCAGTGGCTGGCCACACGCGCCCAGCACAACGCGCTAAACGCGCCGATGTCGTTCTACGAGGTTCACCTGGGTAGCTGGCGGCGGCCCGGCGACGATCCGCAGCGCTGGATGACCTATCGTGAAATGGCGCACGAACTGGTCGACTACGTGAAGGAGATGAACTTCACGCACCTCGAACTGTTGCCGGTCAGCGAACATCCATTCTCGGGCAGTTGGGGCTACCAAACGGTCGGGTACTATGCGCCGACGTCACGGTACGGCACGCCGGAAGACTTCATGTACTTTGTCGACCATTGCCACCAGAACGGCATCGGCGTCGTGCTGGACTGGGTGCCGGCTCACTTTCCGCGCGACGGGCACGGGCTGCGGCTGTTCGACGGCACGGCCTTGTACGAGCACGCCGATCCGCGCCAGGGCGAGCACAAAGACTGGGGCACGTTGATCTTCAACTATGGCCGGCACGAAGTTCGCAACTTCCTGCTGAGCAACGCCCTGTTTTGGCTCGACAAGTATCACATCGACGGCTTGCGCGTCGACGCCGTGGCATCGATGCTGTACCTGGATTACAGCCGGCAGGAAGGGGAATGGCTCCCCAACGCCTTTGGCGGGCGCGAAAACCTGGAAGCCATCTCGTTGGTCAAAGAGATGAACATCCAGACTCACCTGCAGTATCCCGGCACGCTGACCATTGCCGAAGAGTCGACCGCCTGGGGTGGCGTGTCGCGGCCGACCTATCTGGGCGGCTTGGGCTTTGACTTGAAGTGGAACATGGGCTGGATGAACGACACGCGGCGCTTCATGCGTCACGAGTCGATCCACCGTCGCTTCCATCACGACGAGCTAACCTTCAGCTTGATCTACGCCTTCCACGAGAATTTCTGCTTGCCGTTGTCACACGACGAAGTGGTGCATGGCAAGGGATCGCTGCTGGACCAGATGCCGGGCGACCTGTGGCAGCGGGCCGCCAACCTGCGGCTGATGTACAGCTATATGTGGACTCACCCGGGCAAGAAGCTGTTGTTCATGGGTGGCGAATGGGGCCAGTGGAACGAGTGGAACTTCGATCAAAGCCTGCAGTGGGACTTGCTGCAATGGGAGTCACACCAGGGGATCAAGAAATTGGTCGCCGATCTGAACGACCTGATGCGCCGCGAGCCGTCCCTGCACCAGGTCGATTTTGAAGCTTCGGGCTTTGAATGGGTCGACTGCCACAACTATGACGAAAGCGTGTTGATCTACATCCGCAAGGCCAAGGATCCTCGCGATTACGTCGTGGCGGCCTTTAACTTTACGCCAGTGCCACGGCTCAATCATCGAATCGGGCTGCCCGAGCAGGTCTGGTATCGCGAAATCTTCAATAGCGATTCGTCGTTCTACGGGGGCAGCAACGTGGGCAACGCCAACGGGCTGCAAGCCGAGCCGATTTCGTGGCACGGGCGACCTTTCTCGGCCCAAATCTCGCTGCCCCCCCTGGGGATGGTGCTGTTCAAACCCCAGCGACACTAA
- a CDS encoding efflux RND transporter periplasmic adaptor subunit has product MKPNASRWIKIGLAVAIVAIAVVSLRAWQRARESEKVADPHHHAKAPRAALVENEPQTIELPSDVYERMQAHTVTVIKAPPPAALRMEGSLFLNADRLTHVHTRFAGEVVELGTLEIVDKDATPNRLNLHLRFGDPVKKGQLMAVIWSKDLGEKKSELVDALSRLYLDEETFTRLEPLFRQGSLAERTLRETERLVEADRIAVDRAERTLRTWRLTDQDLEEIRTEARRLHANKGKTEGGLNQSWARVEIRSAIDGVIVEKNLNIGDYVETALDLYKIANLTRLDVLAHAYEEDLELLEELKPEEREWQVKLMSGSTEQPLIGSFDQIGRIIDPNQHTALIRGWVDNASGRLRVGQFVSAEVKLPANPHEVAVPATALVDQDGETSVFVRRRPNELKFTLRRVFPTRRHDQQVYIASQLTVEQSKHGLHPLRAGEEVVDSGCLEMARELRDLSANTKVANK; this is encoded by the coding sequence ATGAAGCCGAACGCCAGCCGCTGGATCAAGATCGGATTGGCGGTCGCCATTGTCGCGATCGCCGTGGTGTCGCTGCGCGCGTGGCAACGCGCTCGGGAAAGCGAGAAAGTCGCCGATCCGCATCATCATGCGAAAGCGCCGCGTGCCGCGCTGGTGGAGAATGAGCCCCAGACGATCGAACTGCCTTCCGACGTCTATGAGCGAATGCAGGCCCACACCGTTACGGTGATCAAGGCGCCACCGCCGGCCGCGTTGCGGATGGAAGGCTCGCTATTTTTGAACGCCGATCGCTTGACGCACGTTCACACTCGCTTTGCCGGCGAGGTGGTGGAACTTGGCACGCTTGAGATCGTCGACAAGGACGCCACGCCGAATCGCTTGAACTTGCATCTCCGCTTTGGCGATCCGGTCAAGAAGGGCCAGTTGATGGCGGTCATCTGGAGCAAAGACCTGGGCGAGAAGAAAAGCGAGCTCGTCGACGCTCTGTCGCGACTGTACCTGGATGAAGAGACATTCACGCGACTCGAGCCGCTGTTCCGCCAGGGCTCGCTGGCCGAGCGCACCTTGCGCGAGACCGAACGGCTGGTCGAGGCCGACCGAATTGCCGTCGATCGCGCCGAGCGCACCTTGCGCACATGGCGGTTGACTGACCAAGATCTGGAGGAGATCCGAACCGAGGCCCGGCGTCTGCACGCCAATAAGGGCAAGACCGAAGGGGGATTGAATCAGTCTTGGGCGCGCGTCGAGATTCGTTCGGCCATCGACGGCGTGATCGTCGAAAAGAACCTCAACATCGGCGACTATGTGGAAACCGCGCTCGACCTGTACAAGATCGCCAACCTGACGCGGCTCGACGTGTTGGCCCACGCCTATGAAGAAGACCTGGAACTGCTCGAAGAACTGAAACCGGAAGAACGGGAGTGGCAGGTCAAGCTGATGAGCGGGTCGACCGAACAGCCGCTGATCGGGTCGTTTGACCAGATCGGCCGGATCATCGACCCCAATCAGCACACGGCGCTGATTCGCGGCTGGGTCGACAACGCCAGCGGACGGCTGCGCGTCGGCCAATTCGTCAGCGCCGAAGTCAAGCTGCCAGCCAATCCCCACGAGGTCGCGGTACCCGCCACGGCATTGGTCGATCAGGACGGCGAGACGTCGGTCTTTGTGCGTCGGCGCCCCAATGAGCTGAAGTTCACGTTGCGACGCGTATTTCCCACGCGCCGCCATGACCAGCAAGTCTACATTGCCTCGCAACTCACCGTGGAACAGAGCAAGCACGGCCTGCACCCCCTGCGGGCCGGAGAAGAGGTCGTCGACTCGGGCTGCTTGGAAATGGCCCGCGAACTGCGCGATCTGAGCGCCAACACCAAAGTCGCCAACAAATAG
- a CDS encoding efflux RND transporter permease subunit, translating to MVGKLIQWATNNPVVVVLLVVVLACGGMYCFFAVNVEAYPDPAPAIIEIVAQYPGGSAEEIERQVTIPLEVALTGIPGLKYTRAKSMFGLAHLRNQFEYGVDYERAKQEVINRLNNARGDLPKGVDPVISPASPIGEILRYTLTNPHDKMGRDIYTQNDLKALNDWTLVREFRRVDGIAGVVSSGGSVKRYEIHPDPQRLKEYGITLDQLQDAISQSNANVGGDYVIQGPSIQPVRGIGLIGGGEDPMQRAMQMKTPEEAFDFLRKEERRRLYEIRRIVIASTNNVPIRVEHVVEGGPIRQGEEIGQRGVIVGWQTRQGMLGISRARTDEQGEELRDDNHERIWDHEDDMVQGIILLYKGRASIPALTKVQVKIAELNGTPGRLLPGVQIDPFYNRSRLIDVTTETVHENLLVGILLVSVILLMFLSNVRAALIVALNIPLALFFSFGVLFLRDKSANLLSIGAVDFGIIVDSSVIMVENIYRRLSTYDTSGLSIRERIVRASREVERSLFFSTIIMICAMLPLFTMKGSEGQIFGPMADTYAFALGGALLLALTVSPVMCMLFFKNLKPSRDNVLVRLLKHTASRVVDMQLRNRGVAVTIYATAAIATVVALPYMGREFMPELEEGNMIVRGTFPVNVSLQEVAQKSAIARRIMSQYEEVRMATAQVGRPDDGTDPTGYYNVECFVPLKPYEEWPATVETRGIASWFKAKRARTKQELIAHMNWNLSRHLIGINWDFSQMIRDNVLESLSGVKGENSVKIIAPPGSSGIGDLNQLEVLAEKVRATIANVPGVSDPGIFHIKGQSNLTLPVDREKCALWGVSVADLEDVIETAVGGKPFTDMVEGEKSFDVILRWPPELRENIDEILNIPVDVVKNTVSQGTVATVQATPISGASVGLSTMGTSLPMPSLTGSAFNTAVNSLSRVPRRRLGDLVTPVNAEGQPDPHGSYVRPGASTISREQGRRLIAVKFGVHGRDLASTVEECQQKTKFVEAPYEMVWAGEFQQMQEAEARLVKIVALAFVLILVILYLAFRSLIDAFVVFADVGVMSMGGIWMLFITGINFNVSAAVGFISILGVAIMDGLLLVSSFNHFRAHGEPLLQAIHKGVENRIRPVTMTALTAILGLLPAAMSSKIGSESQRPLAIVVVGGMLMIVLMFNPVPLLYSFYGDREPPEGAGEFVD from the coding sequence ATGGTCGGCAAGCTGATTCAATGGGCCACGAACAACCCCGTGGTTGTGGTCTTGCTGGTCGTGGTGCTGGCCTGCGGCGGCATGTATTGCTTCTTTGCCGTCAACGTCGAAGCCTATCCTGACCCGGCCCCGGCGATCATCGAGATCGTGGCGCAATACCCCGGCGGCTCGGCTGAAGAGATCGAGCGTCAGGTCACCATCCCGCTCGAAGTCGCCCTGACTGGCATCCCGGGCTTGAAGTATACCCGAGCCAAGAGCATGTTCGGCCTGGCCCACCTGCGGAACCAGTTTGAATATGGCGTTGACTACGAACGCGCCAAGCAGGAAGTGATCAACCGGCTAAACAATGCCAGGGGGGATCTCCCGAAGGGGGTCGACCCGGTCATTTCTCCCGCTTCGCCCATTGGCGAAATCCTGCGTTACACGCTGACCAATCCCCACGACAAGATGGGGCGCGATATCTACACGCAGAACGACCTGAAGGCGCTCAACGACTGGACCCTGGTTCGTGAATTCCGCCGCGTGGACGGGATTGCCGGCGTGGTCAGTTCGGGTGGCAGCGTCAAACGCTACGAAATTCACCCCGATCCGCAGCGGCTCAAGGAATACGGCATCACGCTTGACCAATTGCAGGACGCCATCTCGCAGAGCAACGCCAACGTCGGCGGCGACTACGTGATCCAAGGGCCGTCGATTCAACCTGTCCGCGGCATCGGCCTGATCGGCGGCGGCGAAGACCCGATGCAGCGAGCCATGCAGATGAAGACGCCGGAAGAGGCGTTCGATTTCCTCCGCAAGGAAGAACGTCGCCGGCTCTATGAAATCCGTCGCATCGTCATCGCCTCGACGAATAACGTGCCAATTCGCGTCGAGCACGTCGTCGAAGGAGGCCCGATTCGCCAAGGGGAGGAAATCGGCCAGCGCGGTGTAATTGTCGGCTGGCAAACCCGCCAAGGGATGCTGGGCATATCCCGCGCCAGGACTGACGAGCAAGGCGAAGAACTGCGCGACGACAACCATGAACGGATCTGGGACCATGAAGACGACATGGTCCAAGGGATCATCCTGCTCTACAAAGGCCGCGCCTCGATCCCGGCGTTGACCAAGGTCCAGGTGAAAATCGCCGAATTGAATGGCACACCGGGACGACTGCTTCCCGGCGTGCAAATCGATCCGTTCTATAATCGTTCGCGACTGATCGATGTTACGACCGAGACAGTCCACGAGAATCTGCTCGTCGGCATTCTGCTGGTCAGCGTAATTTTGTTGATGTTTCTTAGCAACGTCCGCGCGGCGTTAATTGTCGCGCTGAATATCCCCTTAGCGCTATTCTTTTCGTTCGGCGTGCTGTTCCTGCGTGACAAGAGCGCCAATCTGTTGTCGATTGGAGCTGTCGACTTCGGCATCATCGTCGACTCGTCGGTGATCATGGTCGAGAATATCTACCGCCGGCTGAGCACTTATGACACTTCGGGCTTGAGCATTCGCGAACGGATTGTCCGCGCCTCGCGCGAAGTCGAGCGGAGCTTGTTCTTCTCGACCATTATCATGATCTGCGCGATGCTTCCGTTGTTCACGATGAAAGGCTCGGAAGGTCAGATTTTCGGCCCCATGGCTGACACGTACGCCTTTGCCCTCGGCGGCGCGTTGCTGTTGGCACTGACCGTTTCACCGGTCATGTGCATGCTGTTCTTCAAAAACCTGAAGCCCAGCCGTGACAACGTGCTGGTTCGGCTGCTAAAGCATACCGCGTCGCGCGTAGTCGACATGCAATTGCGCAATCGTGGCGTCGCCGTCACGATTTATGCCACGGCTGCGATCGCGACCGTGGTGGCGCTGCCCTATATGGGACGCGAGTTCATGCCCGAACTTGAAGAAGGCAACATGATCGTGCGCGGCACGTTCCCGGTGAACGTGTCGTTGCAGGAAGTTGCGCAAAAGTCGGCGATTGCGCGCCGCATCATGTCGCAATATGAAGAAGTGCGCATGGCCACGGCACAGGTCGGCCGGCCGGACGACGGCACCGACCCGACGGGCTACTACAACGTCGAATGCTTCGTGCCATTGAAGCCGTACGAAGAGTGGCCAGCAACGGTCGAGACCCGCGGCATTGCCAGTTGGTTCAAGGCCAAGCGCGCGCGGACCAAGCAAGAGCTGATCGCGCACATGAACTGGAACTTGTCACGCCATTTGATTGGCATCAACTGGGACTTCTCCCAGATGATTCGTGACAACGTGCTCGAATCATTATCAGGCGTCAAAGGTGAAAACTCAGTTAAAATCATCGCCCCGCCAGGCTCATCAGGGATCGGCGATCTTAATCAACTAGAGGTGCTGGCCGAAAAGGTCCGTGCCACGATTGCCAACGTGCCAGGCGTGTCAGACCCTGGCATCTTCCATATCAAAGGTCAGTCCAACTTGACGTTGCCGGTTGATCGTGAAAAGTGCGCTCTATGGGGCGTCAGCGTGGCCGATCTGGAAGACGTCATCGAAACGGCAGTCGGTGGAAAGCCGTTTACTGACATGGTCGAAGGAGAAAAGAGTTTCGATGTCATTCTGCGCTGGCCTCCTGAGTTGCGAGAAAACATCGACGAGATTCTGAACATCCCCGTCGATGTGGTGAAGAACACCGTATCGCAAGGCACGGTCGCGACCGTGCAAGCCACGCCCATCAGCGGCGCCAGCGTCGGCCTGTCAACGATGGGCACCAGCTTGCCGATGCCCAGCCTGACGGGCAGCGCTTTTAACACCGCAGTCAACAGCCTGTCGCGCGTGCCGCGCCGCCGGTTGGGCGACCTGGTCACGCCGGTCAACGCCGAAGGACAGCCCGACCCACATGGCAGCTACGTCCGCCCTGGCGCGTCGACCATCTCGCGCGAGCAAGGCCGACGATTGATCGCTGTCAAATTCGGTGTTCATGGTCGCGACCTGGCCAGCACCGTCGAGGAATGTCAGCAGAAAACCAAGTTTGTCGAAGCGCCTTACGAAATGGTCTGGGCGGGCGAGTTCCAGCAGATGCAAGAAGCCGAAGCGCGGCTCGTCAAGATTGTCGCCTTGGCCTTCGTACTGATTCTGGTGATTCTCTATCTGGCGTTCCGCTCGTTGATCGACGCGTTTGTCGTCTTTGCCGACGTCGGCGTGATGTCGATGGGGGGCATCTGGATGCTCTTTATCACCGGCATCAACTTCAACGTCTCGGCCGCGGTCGGGTTCATTTCGATCCTGGGCGTGGCGATCATGGATGGCTTGTTGCTGGTGTCGTCGTTCAATCACTTCCGCGCCCACGGCGAGCCGCTGCTCCAGGCGATCCATAAAGGCGTTGAGAACCGCATTCGGCCGGTCACGATGACAGCATTGACCGCTATCTTGGGGCTCTTGCCAGCAGCGATGTCGTCCAAGATCGGCTCCGAGTCGCAGCGCCCGCTGGCCATTGTGGTCGTCGGCGGCATGCTGATGATCGTGTTGATGTTCAATCCGGTGCCGCTGCTTTACAGCTTCTATGGCGACCGCGAGCCGCCCGAAGGGGCCGGTGAGTTCGTCGACTGA
- a CDS encoding TolC family protein, with protein MSFAHLQIEFRAWLLRLRQITGAALAFACANVASAQYVPSSAAEVYPLPHVAELRSTFVTQVSAQEPATQEKATPAPSRIHLAQPPRSLDLSLAPPPPPTTPERVKAPQAQPEAAPRGLRLPPELPGALAPPLKLSPYDPGNPKARQRNIDQLFPSAPPLPPDLLPPPGANGRPMELLELENLALAANPAMRQAQAAVTAARGNAIQVGTHPNPVMGYEGDTVGSGGTANYHGGYVQQLIKTAGKLHLAQAAASMDIRKAELNLRKTRITVITQVQSRYYAVLVAQEAVRATHALAAFTNEAYRVQVEQLRGGEAAPYEPMQLRVLANQAQGALIQARNRYFSAWKQLAAGAGVPDMPPIQLAGTLDVAAPPLRFDIAWNRVLQRHTDIESARFGETQARLNLRVEEVTPVPDLVFYAAVQKDFTSNPFGTTFNMQAGLPLPIYDRNTGDIMRTQGELQKASLEATRVRNELTAVAADAFERYENNRVLLELYRVQILPDQARVYRGVYERHQQQPDRVSFGDVIVAQQTLASTITVYLTVLGAQWQAVADLSAVCQVEDLSELQTLGSADLPPVPEPPPADAK; from the coding sequence ATGTCGTTCGCCCACTTACAAATCGAGTTTCGCGCTTGGCTGCTCCGCCTACGACAAATTACCGGCGCTGCGCTGGCGTTCGCGTGCGCGAATGTCGCTTCGGCCCAGTACGTCCCGTCGTCGGCCGCCGAGGTTTATCCGCTGCCCCATGTGGCGGAACTGCGCTCGACGTTCGTCACGCAAGTGAGCGCGCAGGAACCGGCGACCCAGGAAAAGGCCACGCCGGCTCCATCGCGAATCCACCTGGCCCAGCCGCCGCGCTCGCTCGACTTGTCGCTGGCGCCGCCACCACCGCCGACAACCCCAGAACGCGTCAAAGCCCCACAGGCCCAGCCCGAGGCCGCGCCCCGCGGCTTGCGTTTGCCGCCGGAACTGCCCGGCGCGTTGGCGCCGCCGCTCAAGCTGTCGCCGTACGACCCGGGCAACCCGAAGGCGCGGCAACGGAACATCGATCAATTGTTCCCCAGCGCGCCACCGCTGCCGCCTGATCTGTTGCCGCCACCGGGCGCAAATGGTCGGCCGATGGAGCTGCTTGAACTCGAAAACTTGGCGCTGGCGGCGAACCCAGCCATGCGCCAGGCGCAAGCCGCCGTCACCGCCGCGCGCGGCAACGCCATTCAGGTCGGCACCCATCCGAACCCGGTCATGGGCTACGAGGGTGATACCGTCGGCTCGGGCGGGACGGCCAATTATCACGGCGGCTACGTCCAGCAACTGATCAAGACCGCCGGCAAGCTGCATTTGGCCCAGGCCGCCGCGTCGATGGACATCCGCAAAGCGGAACTGAATCTGCGCAAGACTCGCATCACGGTCATCACCCAGGTTCAATCTCGCTACTACGCCGTGTTGGTCGCCCAGGAGGCGGTGCGGGCGACGCACGCCCTGGCGGCGTTCACCAACGAAGCCTACCGCGTGCAGGTCGAGCAACTGCGCGGCGGCGAGGCCGCGCCCTATGAACCAATGCAATTGCGCGTGCTAGCCAACCAGGCGCAAGGCGCGTTGATCCAGGCCAGGAACCGTTACTTCTCGGCCTGGAAGCAATTGGCGGCTGGGGCCGGCGTGCCCGACATGCCGCCCATTCAGTTGGCCGGCACGCTCGACGTGGCGGCGCCGCCGCTGCGATTCGACATCGCTTGGAATCGCGTGCTGCAGCGTCACACCGACATCGAATCGGCGCGGTTCGGCGAGACCCAGGCTCGGCTCAACCTGCGCGTCGAAGAAGTCACGCCAGTCCCTGACCTGGTCTTCTACGCCGCGGTGCAAAAGGACTTCACGTCGAACCCGTTCGGCACCACGTTCAACATGCAGGCTGGCTTGCCGCTGCCGATCTATGACCGCAACACCGGCGACATCATGCGCACCCAGGGCGAGCTGCAGAAGGCCTCGCTCGAAGCCACGCGCGTTCGCAACGAACTGACGGCCGTCGCGGCCGACGCCTTTGAGCGGTACGAGAACAACCGCGTGCTGCTGGAACTCTATCGGGTGCAAATCCTGCCCGACCAGGCCCGCGTCTACCGGGGCGTCTATGAACGCCATCAACAGCAGCCCGACCGCGTCAGCTTTGGCGACGTGATCGTCGCGCAACAGACGCTGGCCTCGACCATCACGGTCTACCTCACCGTGCTGGGCGCCCAGTGGCAAGCGGTGGCCGATCTGTCGGCCGTCTGCCAGGTCGAAGACCTGAGCGAATTGCAAACGCTCGGTTCGGCCGACCTGCCGCCGGTTCCCGAGCCCCCGCCGGCCGACGCCAAGTAG
- a CDS encoding sulfatase gives MQLGCFGDKLSRTPALDRLAADGTRFTRAYCTTASCSASRSVILTGLYNHATAHYGHEHSEHHFRTFETQLTLPVALAKAGYRTCSIGKYHVAPEETYHFERYGKDLKPAGAPTKVAFAAQAWSFLSEQDARPFFLYYCPTEPHRANDASGFHNTGDEPGVEPVTFDPAQITVPTWLPDLPEVRQELAQYYAAINRLDQKVGALISMLKATKQYDNTLIVFISDNGPPFPGAKTTLYEPGANLPMIVKRPHQSRTGVMNDARVTWVDITPTALALAGYEVTPPKANKNGKRPPGPQTIGSHGRSFLDIVEQDHPDGWDSAFLSHTFHEITMYYPMRALVSGKYKYIFNVAHELPFPFASDLYASRTWQAALKRGPDAMYGQRTARAYSMRARHELYDLEADPHETKNLADDSAHATTLAELQERVRNWQQQTRDPWFTKWTYE, from the coding sequence ATGCAGTTGGGCTGCTTCGGTGACAAGCTGTCCCGCACGCCAGCACTGGATCGACTGGCCGCTGACGGCACCCGCTTCACACGGGCTTATTGCACCACGGCCAGTTGCAGCGCCAGCCGCTCGGTGATCTTGACGGGGCTCTATAACCACGCCACGGCCCATTATGGCCACGAGCATAGCGAGCACCACTTCCGCACCTTTGAGACGCAGCTCACGCTCCCCGTCGCGTTGGCCAAGGCCGGCTATCGCACGTGTTCGATCGGCAAGTACCACGTCGCGCCGGAAGAGACCTATCACTTCGAGCGATATGGCAAAGATCTGAAGCCGGCCGGGGCGCCTACCAAGGTGGCGTTCGCCGCCCAGGCCTGGTCCTTCCTCAGCGAACAGGATGCCAGGCCGTTCTTCCTCTATTACTGCCCCACCGAACCCCATCGGGCCAACGACGCCTCGGGGTTTCACAATACCGGTGACGAGCCAGGCGTCGAGCCGGTGACATTCGACCCGGCGCAAATCACCGTCCCCACTTGGCTCCCCGACTTGCCCGAGGTTCGGCAAGAGCTGGCCCAGTACTACGCGGCGATCAACCGGCTCGATCAAAAGGTCGGGGCATTGATCTCGATGCTCAAGGCGACCAAGCAGTACGACAACACGCTGATCGTCTTCATCAGCGACAACGGGCCGCCGTTTCCTGGGGCCAAAACAACGCTCTATGAGCCAGGGGCTAACTTGCCGATGATCGTCAAGCGACCGCATCAATCGCGCACTGGCGTGATGAACGACGCTCGCGTGACCTGGGTCGACATCACGCCGACGGCGCTGGCGCTAGCCGGCTACGAAGTCACGCCCCCCAAGGCCAACAAGAACGGCAAGCGCCCGCCGGGACCGCAAACCATCGGCAGCCACGGTCGCTCGTTCCTCGACATCGTCGAGCAGGATCATCCCGACGGTTGGGACTCGGCGTTTCTGTCCCACACGTTCCACGAGATCACGATGTACTACCCGATGCGAGCCCTCGTGTCGGGCAAGTACAAGTACATCTTCAACGTGGCCCACGAGCTGCCGTTTCCGTTCGCGTCCGACTTGTACGCCTCGCGCACTTGGCAAGCGGCCCTGAAGCGCGGCCCCGACGCCATGTACGGCCAGCGGACGGCGCGGGCCTATTCGATGCGCGCGCGGCACGAGTTGTACGACCTGGAAGCCGATCCGCACGAGACCAAGAACTTGGCCGACGATTCTGCTCACGCCACGACGCTGGCCGAGTTGCAAGAGCGAGTTCGCAACTGGCAACAGCAAACCCGCGACCCCTGGTTCACCAAGTGGACGTACGAGTGA
- a CDS encoding peptidylprolyl isomerase: MADSRKAEVEAAQKSFDFAKNKYQLKLETNQGDILLDMWADVAPGHVNNLLGLAEIGFYNGVSFHRIIKGFMIQGGCPEGRGTGGPGYTIKAEFNDRKHEPGVLSMARTNDPNSAGSQFFICLDRHTHLDRQYTAFGKTTDQASLDVVKKIGSVAVDGNDKPRSPVTITKATVIETPAG, translated from the coding sequence ATGGCTGACAGTCGCAAAGCCGAAGTCGAAGCTGCTCAGAAGTCATTCGATTTCGCGAAGAACAAGTACCAGTTGAAACTCGAGACGAACCAGGGGGACATCCTGCTGGATATGTGGGCGGACGTCGCGCCGGGGCACGTGAACAATCTGCTGGGGCTGGCCGAGATCGGCTTCTACAACGGTGTGAGTTTTCACCGGATCATCAAGGGCTTCATGATCCAAGGTGGCTGCCCCGAGGGACGCGGCACCGGCGGCCCGGGCTACACGATCAAGGCTGAGTTCAACGACCGGAAGCACGAGCCAGGCGTGCTGTCGATGGCCCGGACCAACGATCCCAACTCGGCCGGCTCGCAGTTCTTCATCTGCTTGGACCGGCACACCCACTTGGACCGGCAATACACGGCCTTTGGCAAGACGACCGATCAGGCCAGCTTGGACGTGGTGAAGAAGATCGGCTCGGTCGCCGTCGACGGCAACGACAAGCCGCGCTCGCCGGTGACGATCACCAAGGCCACGGTCATCGAAACCCCGGCCGGGTAG